A part of Amyelois transitella isolate CPQ chromosome 12, ilAmyTran1.1, whole genome shotgun sequence genomic DNA contains:
- the LOC132902324 gene encoding uncharacterized protein LOC132902324: MNIFIIRTYFIITNLESDTRTYLPELHAKFVQQFPEIQVSRQRIGDQRRAIVNNKLLPPEKLSQIRAEVQAELIIEPRPLQIHSHESQNRMRWSNKLNESIIRGYFTVTELETNLTSYRPRLHEYVIAENPEIAHVSEQRISDQRRVIFNNKMVNGTRIQQIRKEVAQQLNRQCNDPRIINNNIRETPPNIPQDTSLNLSSPDSSNNQQTIEHPYQSSPTNIDHTIQNELDESTFVQLNEIESYFVSVLEKFQDIDPVMKPTIPKQKPSKKFTRIVNLINSFILPKYLNHDNDFYALHNIIYCAAYTASIYNGSKIYDSSPTHLHNKREPMWQKRLQSKIEDLRVKIALLTEYKNGNRSQTIQKQVDSIKNCYKTHSRHEQDNTDITHFLDTLKQKLNALASRLRRYKLTTLRKSQNKQFNSNEKSFYRLLNSSNSSGMNTHTSSTNSSDNEMIPNATELQEFWSSIWSKPVDHKEGPWIEEDKKRFTHIEEMSFEMINLELLQSVISKTHNWKAPGSDKIHNYWFKRFHSTHSFLLEHINKFIQSPHTMPSFVTIGTTYMLPKNLNDTRNPANYRPITCLQNIYKIITSCISNLIYNHTATNSILAEQQKGCRKFSQGCKEQLTIDAIVSKQAIRKKSNIYTMYIDYKKAFDSVPHSWLLYILQHYKINSTLVQFLRHTMQNWSTKLILHQIETDHIQIRRGIFQGDSLSPLWFCLALNPLSYLLNNSNSGYKIPHNNSYFRLTHLLYMDDIKLYASNLNEINKLANITEEFSNDIKMTFGIDKCGIQSIQKGKVVNNSYQLATGENIEPIDDTIGYKKLQSLIPAE, translated from the exons atgaatattttcatcatccgcacatattttataattactaacCTAGAATCAGATACAAGAACTTACCTTCCTGAACTACATGCTAAATTTGTCCAACAATTCCCTGAAATACAAGTCAGTAGACAAAGAATAGGAGACCAAAGGAGAGCCATAGTTAACAACAAACTTTTACCACCCGAAAAATTAAGTCAAATTCGCGCGGAAGTCCAAGCTGAACTAATTATTGAACCCAGACCTTTGCAAATACATTCCCACGAATCACAAAATAGGATGCGATGGAGTAATAAGCTTAATGAATCGATAATCCGTGGTTACTTTACTGTAACTGAGTTAGAAACGAACCTGACTTCATACAGACCCCGATTACATGAATATGTCATAGCAGAAAATCCTGAAATAGCCCATGTCTCAGAACAGAGAATATCAGATCAACGTagggttatttttaataataaaatggtaaACGGTACAAGAATTCAACAAATCCGCAAAGAAGTAGCCCAACAGTTAAATAGACAATGTAATGATCCacgtataattaataataacatacgAGAAACACCCCCTAACATACCACAGGATACTAGTCTTAATTTAAGTTCACCTGATTCTTCAAATAATCAGCAAACCATTGAACACCCTTACCAATCTTCACCAACTAATATAGATCATACTATACAAAACGAATTAGATGAAAGTACATTTGTACAATTAAATGAAATCGAAAGCTATTTTGTGTCCGTTTTGGAGAAGTTTCAAGATATCGATCCCGTTATGAAACCCACTATTCCCAAACAAAAACCTTCCAAAAAATTTACACGCATTGTTAACTTGATAAACTCATTTATCCTACCAAAGTATTTAAATCATGATAACGACTTTTACGCCctacataacataatatactGTGCTGCTTACACAGCCTCCATTTATAATGGATCTAAAATATATGACTCATCCCCTACCCATCTTCATAATAAACGCGAACCCATGTGGCAAAAGCGGTTACAATCAAAGATAGAAGACCTTCGAGTTAAAATAGCACTACTTACGGAATACAAAAATGGTAATAGAAgccaaacaatacaaaaacagGTAGATTCCATTAAAAATTGCTACAAAACACATAGTAGACATGAACAAGACAATACTGATATCACACATTTTCTTGacacattaaaacaaaagctCAATGCTCTTGCCAGTAGATTACGTCGATATAAATTAACTACTCTTAGAAAATCACAAAACAagcaattcaattcaaatgaaAAATCATTCTATCGTTTACTCAATAGTAGCAATAGCTCTGGAATGAACACGCACACTTCGTCAACTAATAGTTCCGACAACGAAATGATACCAAACGCTACAGAACTCCAAGAGTTTTGGTCTAGTATTTGGTCAAAACCAGTTGACCACAAAGAAGGTCCTTGGATTGAAGAAGACAAGAAAAGATTTACACATATTGAAGAAATGAGCTttgaaatgataaatttaGAACTTTTACAATCAGTTATCTCAAAGACACACAATTGGAAAGCTCCGGGTTCtgataaaattcataattattgGTTTAAGAGGTTTCATAGTACACATTCATTTTTGCTTGaacacattaataaatttatacagtcACCACACACAATGCCTAGTTTTGTAACAATAGGTACTACTTACATGCTGCCTAAAAATCTGAATGATACACGTAACCCAGCCAATTACAGACCAATAACAtgtcttcaaaatatttataaaattataacatcttGCATATCAAACCTCATTTACAATCACACAGCGACTAATAGCATCTTAGCAGAGCAACAAAAAGGATGTAGAAAATTCAGTCAAGGCTGCAAGGAACAGCTTACTATAGATGCAATAGTATCCAAACAAGCTATCCGAAAGAAGAGTAATATTTACACCATGTATATCGACTACAAAAAAGCTTTTGATTCTGTTCCGCATTCTTGGCTCTTATATATCCTTCAACACTACAAAATCAATTCAACTCTCGTACAATTTTTAAGACATACTATGCAAAACTGGTCCACAAAATTAATACTACATCAAATTGAAACagatcacatacaaattcgtaGAGGCATATTCCAAGGGGATTCGTTAAGCCCACTTTGGTTCTGCTTAGCTTTAAACCCACTGtcatatttacttaataatagCAATAGTGGTTATAAAATCCCACATAACAATTCATACTTTAGACTAACACATTTGCTTTACATGGATGACATCAAACTGTACGCtagtaatttaaatgaaattaataaattagctAATATAACGGAAGAATTTTCCAACGATATAAAAATGACATTTGGCATAGATAAATGCGGAATTCAATCAATACAAAAGGGAAAAGTTGTCAATAACTCTTATCAACTAGCTACCGGAGAAAATATAGAACCAATAGATGATACAATAGGATACAA AAAGCTGCAATCCTTAATACCTGCAGAATAG